CCCGTGCCCAGTGCAGCGCCGGGTCAGCCGACGCCGGGCTCGCCGCCTGCCGCCTCGGGGCCGTTGCTGGCGGCCAGACGCTCGATGCGCGCCTGCACACGAGCCAGCCGCTCCGCCGCCTGCTGGTGCAGACGGCCGGCCCGTTCGTACAGCTCCACCGCCTCCTCGATGCCGATGGCACCGTCGGCCATGCGCCGGGTGAGCTCTTCGAGCGACTCCACCAGCTGCTCGTACGTCTGGGAAGCGCCGTCGGGTGCGGCGCCCGCCGCCGTCACCGACGTTCCTCCACGCGCGCGC
This is a stretch of genomic DNA from Acidimicrobiales bacterium. It encodes these proteins:
- the xseB gene encoding exodeoxyribonuclease VII small subunit; this encodes MTAAGAAPDGASQTYEQLVESLEELTRRMADGAIGIEEAVELYERAGRLHQQAAERLARVQARIERLAASNGPEAAGGEPGVG